The genomic DNA TCGCCAAGTCCTTCCCGGCCGTCTTCCCCAGCTCCTCCGACGTCCTCGCCACGTCCAGCACGTCGTCCACCACCTGGAACAGCAGCCCCACCGCCCGCCCGTACCTCCTCAGCCtctccacctcttcctcctccgcaCCGCCAATGATTCCCCCGCACGCCACCGCGGCCTCCAGCAGCCTCGCCGTCTTGTGCAGGTGGATGTACTCCAGCACCTCCAGTCCGACCTCCTTGCCCTCGCACTCGATGTCCACGACCTCGCCCGCCATCATCCCCTCCGCCCCCATCGCCTTTCCCAGCTCCACCACCGCCCGGAGGATCCGCTTCGGCGGGACCCCCGCCGTGGCCTCCGCCGCGTGCGCGAAGGCAAAGCAGTGCAGAGCATCGCCCGCCAGCACGGCGACGCCCTCTCCGAAGGCCACGTGGTTGGAGGGAAGCCCGCGCCGGAGTTCGTCGTTGTCGATGCAGGGCAGATCGTCGTGGACGAGCGACATGACGTGGAGCATCTCGACGGCGCAGGCGAAGGGCATGGCGGTGGATTCCTCTCCGCCGACCAGCTCGCAGGCGGCGAGCGTCAGCACCGGGCGGACGCGCTTTCCGGGGGCCAGGAGGGAGTAGCGCATGGCGGCGAGGAGTCGCTCCGGTTTCCGGAGCGGCAGCGCGCGGTCGAGGGCGTCGTCCACGCGCCGGGCTTTCTCGGCCATGTACCGCTTCAGGTCGAACAGGTCGGTCTCATGAGCCACTGCCTCAGGAGCAGAGGAGGGGCATCTGACACCCGGCAGGAGGCGGCGCGGGCGAGCGGCGACGGCCCACGACGGAGACGAGCAAGAAGTCATCACCTGAGCAAAAGCCGGGAAGCAAACAAAGGCGTAAGCCATGATACCGCTCCTCGATCACTTCCGCTACGTGGAGGAGAAGCGGCTAACGAATATATAATATGAtaatattttaaatagtttatattAAATGGGCGTATATTTGAAATTGACTTTTATTGACTTTTATTGCGTGATGGTGATTTTGTAAACGATGGCTCCTTTTAATTTtttgtccaaaaaaaaaaaaattaagcagaCGGAAAATGAGAGGCTTAGAAAAATAAGTCGTACCCGATTTTTAAACTGGGACCGTTTCAGATATGCAAAAAAACGGCGGCTACATGAAAGAGATGTCAAGGTGGTCAACTCAAGCATGTTAAAcgctaaataaaaataataattgcaACGTGCTTCACGGTGGCAAACGAAATCAAAATAATTATTGCAACGCACTATACAGTGGCAAAAGGCGACGTCAGTCTGTCtacaaaatatatgaaaaaaaaacaaatcttcATTACTGGATCGAACCGTGTCCGTGGCTAGTGTATGGGAAAGAATAGAACCGGACTATTAATATTTTCAGATCTCATAATTGTAATATCTCATGTATTAATTAGTTGTCCGTCTGGAGGGATCAATTCTAACGTGCTTCACAGATACGAGTAGGTGTGTTTATTACGCAGGTCAATTAATAAACTgatctaaaatattaattagataaATCGTTTGGTTTTAAACTTAGCTCCTCATCCTAAATccgaataaaaaattaatatatattttataatttttagtataatttttagtattttgggatgtttaagtttttttttatattgaataaaattattttatggaaTTTGAAACTTATTTATTcgtaaatataaattatttagagTTTATTTATTTGGAGAAGATTGAATATTTAAAATAGAAAGAAAATTAGATTAATTGGTACTCAAATggaataatttgaattagtttcggataatttgatttgatttatagttaatttgatttggttcatgatgaatttagaaaataataaaattcgAATAACCTGAATCGAGTAATCTAAATAATCTAAATCGAACCAAATGAATACTCCTACACACGAGTGGGAATGTGCAGCTCGGTTCGACGCACCTCAAAGTTTGATTTTTGTGATCTCCTTATATGATACCCTCTATATATTAGGACTGCATATGGATGAGtctagtgactagcacatgaagtattgccacaatgaggtctggggttcgaatctcggcaaaaccgaggtaaatacctcccttatgtgctagttactattccaaaggctaatagccgcccgtgatttacctcctccgtgttggccctgagacGGGTTGACGGGGACGCTGAggacgagcgtattcgtcttttgccataaTGCAGGGCATGACTAGGTGGCAGTGAACAATTAAATCCATATGAAGAATTTTAAGATTCAATTTCTATTAaggtattttaaaattttaatttttttattaaaaaatattaattattttagttaaaatttataattcgattaaataattattataaattttacatgatgatatatttttaaatttgccgacataaaaattaaaattattattaaaaaatttgattaatttaattaaaaattgaattaattaatattttattaattcaacttatccaatttttataaaaagtttaaaaatatttcaattcgttcaattttgattaaataaaaaattttaaatctgtTGTTCAATCCTACCTCCTCCACACACCGATATTATTCAGAGATAAGCCACTTCAGGACAAGTTGAGTCGGTCAGAATTATCGAATCAATCTTGGCTAAGCTAGTCCTCCTCCACGCACTTTTTCTTTCAGTACATTTCATTTTCCCTCCCAAATTCCATCATCTGAGGGACAAACTTTATCGAATGTCATCCGACGCGTGTTATTTCATACAAATTCGACCATATAAACGGGAAGAATATTCGTCACTAGGGTCGCATCAATGTGTATGCATTTCGAGTCAT from Zingiber officinale cultivar Zhangliang chromosome 4A, Zo_v1.1, whole genome shotgun sequence includes the following:
- the LOC121970337 gene encoding geranylgeranyl pyrophosphate synthase 7, chloroplastic-like: MAYAFVCFPAFAQVMTSCSSPSWAVAARPRRLLPGVRCPSSAPEAVAHETDLFDLKRYMAEKARRVDDALDRALPLRKPERLLAAMRYSLLAPGKRVRPVLTLAACELVGGEESTAMPFACAVEMLHVMSLVHDDLPCIDNDELRRGLPSNHVAFGEGVAVLAGDALHCFAFAHAAEATAGVPPKRILRAVVELGKAMGAEGMMAGEVVDIECEGKEVGLEVLEYIHLHKTARLLEAAVACGGIIGGAEEEEVERLRRYGRAVGLLFQVVDDVLDVARTSEELGKTAGKDLAKGKATYPKLMGLEKARLLAEELAAKAEEELQGFDRNRARPLRHLARYIAHRHN